A window of Myxococcus fulvus genomic DNA:
AGGGCGGTGGACATCGTGGCGGGTGCTGTCATCGCGTTCACTCGAACGGGAAGGCCGCGCCTCCGAGCGAGATGTCGGCCGGCTGCTTCCCTGTCGTGGTGGAGGAGGGCGCTCGGGGCCCGTCGATAACAGCCGGTAGGGCGGCTCACTCCCCCGAAGTGGCGGGAGGCTCGCGGGGGCGGCCCCGTGTCCCGGGAATCCTCGTTCCCGGGTTGCAACTGAATCATGATGGCGATAAGGCGCCATTGCCGACGAGGGGCCCGTGAGTGCTCCCGGACCCCTCGGGGCTCCAGGCTACTGCTGGCGTCCCTCGACGGCGCACATGAGCACCGCCGCCGCGATGCCGAGCCGGCGGTCCAGGCGGCCCTGGAGGTCCATGCCGAAGTCCAGGTCGATCTTCTGGATGAAGGGGTTGAAGCGCTGCTTGAAGGCGAACACCTGCGCGCCGCCCACGGTGCCGGTGAAGGACTGGGGGAGCAGGTTGGTGAGGAAGCGGCGCACCAGCGCCAGCAGCATGCTGTCCTCTTCAATCTTGCCGATCTCCTGGTCGTTCGCGTCCAGCACCAGCCACTCGTCGCGGAGGATGGAGCGCAGGCCCTTGCGGCGCAGCGCGCCCACGCGCTGGCCCGTGGACGCGTCCGTCACGTCGTACGTCATCCCGAAGTCGAGGATGCCGCGCGCCTTGATGCTGAGCAGCTCCTCGCGCATCTCCTCGTCGCCGTAGATGCGCAGGTCCTCCTTCAGCTTGAAGGCCTTCAGCTTCGAGTAGAAAGCGAGGTTGCCCGCGGCGTCGTAGATGTGGAACGCGCCGCCGAACAGTTTGAAGAACTGCCGGCGAATCATGTAGGACGACTGGCCGAAGCGGCCGGGAGCCAGGTGGCTGGCGGGACGGTTTTGGAGGGCGGTAGACATGCCCACCCCCTTAGCAAAGTTCGCCCGCCCGCCGCACGCCGGCCTGCTCGTCATGTGACGCGGTAAACCCGGGATGCGGGCAATCACGGGCCACGGGCTCCCGGGAGCATGGGGTAGCATGGGCTGGTCCACAGCCCATGCCACGGACTGGCAGCCCTGGAAGTATTCGATTGCTTCTACAATGCGGTGGTTACCGCTTCACGAGGGTCGTCTGCCTTCGGTGTCGCGCAGGGCCTTGCCCAGCCAGGTGGAGAGCCGAATCGTCGGCATGTCCACGAAGCGCGCGAAGAGCGCGGAGGCGAGGAAGGTCGTCAGGGTGACGGTGAGCATCGCGAGCACCGCGCGTGTCGAGTAGGCCAGGGTGGCGGGCAGCGTCAGATAGACATACACGCCGACCGACGACAGCAGCACGCTGTGCAAGAGGTACATGGAGAAGGACTTGTCGCCGAGCCAGACGAGCGGCCGGGAGGACAGCGCGCGGGAGACGGGGTTTGTGCGCACGATGGCCCAGACCACGGGCACGGCGCCCAGGGCGGGGAAGGCGACGGGCCACTCGAGCCTCAGGCCCTGCGCCTCGCACGCGTGCGCGAGCCGGACCATCCACAGGTAGGGCTCGCTGTACCAGTGGTAGCCGCCCAGGTAGAGCCCTCCGAGCAGGGCGAGCACGAGCAGCACGGGCCTCGCGCCCAGGTCCGGCCAGCGGTGCATGTACGCGCCCGCGAGGAACAGCGAGTAGAAGAGGCCGTCCGAGGGGTGGATGAGGAGCAACGCCACCGACGCCAGCACGGCCATCCAGCCGCTGTGCCGGAAGCGGCCGAACAGGGCCAGGAACGCGAAGAGCACGAGCGAGCCGAGGAACTCCGCGCGCAGCGTCCAGAGGATGTAGTTGTAGGACGAGTCGCCGACGAGCAGGGCGCGGTAGAGCCCCTCCTTCAGCGCGTCCACGAGCGACGGCGAGTGTTGGTAGGCATTGCCCAGGAAATCGCCCAGGTCCGTGCGCGCCACCGGGAAGAGCGAGAGCTTCATGAGCGCGTAGCACAGCAGCACGGACACGAGCACCGGCGGCATGAGGCGCACGTAGCGCTTCACCGCGGCTTCCTGGAGCGAGCCGACATCCGGGTCCTTGAAGAACTTCCGCGTGAGCACGTACCCGCTCATCACGAAGAAGACCGCGACGGAGAAGTTGCCGTTGTAGAGGACGCGCAGCGGGCTGTGGAAGGCGAGCGACTCCCAGGCCCCCTTGCGCAGCGCCTCGTCGCCTGTCTGCAGATAGGGGAAGAAGGCGTAGAAGAAGTGGGAGAGGACGACGGTGAAGGCGGCCAGCCCGCGCAGCCCCTCCAGCGACAGCGTCTTGCCGGGGGCCACGACGGGGGCTTCGGACCGGGGCGTGTCGAGGACGTCGGGCGCGGCGGAGACCGCGATGGACGGAAGGGACGAGGAGGCCATGCCAGGAGAATCCGTCGTGGAGGAGGACACGCGTCCCAGGGCTTGACGCCCCACGGCGCGGCGCTTCCTCGTAGTGTCACGACGTTCCTGAGTCGAGCCCCAAGTGTGGTCGGGTGACACCCACCCACGGTGTCCCTCCCCGCGCACGTCTCCCCGCGCGTGAGGGCCCTGACACCCCGCGTGTGAGGGAGTGCCGGGCGGGGCCTCAGCGCTCGGCGAGGTCGTCGGCCTGGAGGTACTCGGAGGCCTCGACGATGGCGCTCGCCGTCCAGCCCCGGTTCGCGCCGCGCCCCGACACCTCGCAGTCGCCGTCGGTGTGGATGCCCAGCACGTAGCCCTGCTCGTTGAGCACCGCGGCCCCGGAGCTGCCCACCAGCGTGTCCAGGTCCGTGTAGTAGACGAGCCGGTTGCACGCGTCGGCGTAGCGCCCCTCGGCGATGACCTTGGGGGAGCCGCGCGGATGCTGGATGACGGCCAGCCGCTCGGTGGCCAGCGTCGTCAGCGGGACGGGCGCGGCGGTGGGGAGCGTGTCGAGCAGGATGAGGGCGTAGTCCGGTGCGGTCGATTGCTCGATGACCGTGCCCTCCGTCATCAAGGGGTCGCCGTCCGCCTCGTCCTCGAAGTTGAACACCAGGAAGGAGCGGTCTCCGAGCCCGACACAGTGGCCCGCGGTGAGCACCACCGGCCCCGCGCTCGCGGCAATCAACGTGCCGGTGCAGCTGCCGTTGATGAAGACGACAGCGTCCTCTCGCTCCTGGATGCTTGGGAGCGCGCCCTGATAGCGATTGATGGGCGTGAAGTCGAGCGACGGACCACACTGCGTGAAGGCGGTGACGCCCGCGGCCGGCTGCGGCTCCTCGCAGACCTTCAGTTCATAGGGTGCGGGCACCGAGCCCCCACAGGCCGTAAGGCCCAGGAGCACGGTGCCCGCGAGGCGCGAACCCCAGGGTTTCAAGATGGAACCGAGGGGTCGCGTCATGGGCTTAGTACAGCGTGGTCAGCGCGGTGCGGTCGCTGCTGGTGAAGTTGCCCGTCTCCGACGAGCGGAAGCAGGAGTTCATGATGGAGCCGCCCACCGTCGCCGTCGTCGGCGTGCCGGTGATGTGGATGGCGCCGACGCCCGCCGTGCCCTCGTTACCACCCGAGCCGCAGCTGATGGCGCGGTTGTAGTAGTCGGAGTGACGGAAGCCGACCGCGTGGCCGAGCTCGTGCGTGATGACGTGCTCGTTGACGCCCGCGCTGTAGCTCTGCAGGCCCGTGCCGATGTTGATGGTGCCGTACGGACGGCCGCCGGAGGGGAAGCCCGCCGAGCCACCCGCGCCGGACATCGTCGTGGCGGTGATGTTCGCGCTGCAGCCCGTCGTCGGGCCCACGGCCATCGTGAAGCTCAGGCCGAGCGCGTTGTAGTTCGCGACGGCGGCCGTCAGACCGGCCTTCAGGC
This region includes:
- a CDS encoding trypsin-like serine peptidase — translated: MTRPLGSILKPWGSRLAGTVLLGLTACGGSVPAPYELKVCEEPQPAAGVTAFTQCGPSLDFTPINRYQGALPSIQEREDAVVFINGSCTGTLIAASAGPVVLTAGHCVGLGDRSFLVFNFEDEADGDPLMTEGTVIEQSTAPDYALILLDTLPTAAPVPLTTLATERLAVIQHPRGSPKVIAEGRYADACNRLVYYTDLDTLVGSSGAAVLNEQGYVLGIHTDGDCEVSGRGANRGWTASAIVEASEYLQADDLAER
- a CDS encoding zinc-dependent metalloprotease; translation: MFKRAAVLVVSCGVLAACGTETGDTQLENEEIKANLVEAGFPADDIMEVDGAVYVGRDAHVTLEASREMLQPVTHIEQYRTTNLVASSITKICVNPTSSFNSYSRLKAGLTAAVANYNALGLSFTMAVGPTTGCSANITATTMSGAGGSAGFPSGGRPYGTINIGTGLQSYSAGVNEHVITHELGHAVGFRHSDYYNRAISCGSGGNEGTAGVGAIHITGTPTTATVGGSIMNSCFRSSETGNFTSSDRTALTTLY
- a CDS encoding acyltransferase family protein, with product MASSSLPSIAVSAAPDVLDTPRSEAPVVAPGKTLSLEGLRGLAAFTVVLSHFFYAFFPYLQTGDEALRKGAWESLAFHSPLRVLYNGNFSVAVFFVMSGYVLTRKFFKDPDVGSLQEAAVKRYVRLMPPVLVSVLLCYALMKLSLFPVARTDLGDFLGNAYQHSPSLVDALKEGLYRALLVGDSSYNYILWTLRAEFLGSLVLFAFLALFGRFRHSGWMAVLASVALLLIHPSDGLFYSLFLAGAYMHRWPDLGARPVLLVLALLGGLYLGGYHWYSEPYLWMVRLAHACEAQGLRLEWPVAFPALGAVPVVWAIVRTNPVSRALSSRPLVWLGDKSFSMYLLHSVLLSSVGVYVYLTLPATLAYSTRAVLAMLTVTLTTFLASALFARFVDMPTIRLSTWLGKALRDTEGRRPS